One Megalopta genalis isolate 19385.01 chromosome 5, iyMegGena1_principal, whole genome shotgun sequence DNA window includes the following coding sequences:
- the Cpsf73 gene encoding cleavage and polyadenylation specificity factor 73, translating into MSVKRKADTQVPAEESDLLSIRPLGAGQEVGRSCIMLEFKGKKIMLDCGIHPGLSGMDALPFVDLVEADEIDLLLISHFHLDHCGALPWFLQKTSFKGRCFMTHATKAIYRWLLSDYIKVSNIATEQMLYTESDLETSMDKIETINFHEEKDVFGIKFWAYNAGHVLGAAMFMIEIAGVKILYTGDFSRQEDRHLMAAEIPNIHPDVLITESTYGTHIHEKREDREGRFTNLVHEIVNRGGRCLIPVFALGRAQELLLILDEYWSQHPELHEIPIYYASSLAKKCMAVYQTYVNAMNDKIRRQIAINNPFVFKHISNLKGIDHFEDIGPCVVMASPGMMQSGLSRELFESWCTDAKNGVIIAGYCVEGTLAKTILSEPEEITTMSGQKLPLKMSVDYISFSAHTDYQQTSEFIRILKPPHVVLVHGEQNEMGRLKAALQREYEDDPNTTMEIHNPRNTVAVELYFRGEKTAKVMGTLAMETPKTGQTLSGVLVKRNFNYHMLAPCDLSKYTDMSMSQVIQRQSVYFSASLPVLKHLLIQIAGNLEVVDDKKLRVFKNIDVTIDGKIVTMEWIATPVNDMYADSVLTAILQAEMMEQPPKVLPAPTKMDRMHFKECLIEMLQEMFGEDSVPKIFKGEKLYVTVDGKKAHIDLLNLEVTSKEDEIFQQIVQTAVSKLHQSLAPPCDTI; encoded by the coding sequence ATGTCTGTGAAAAGAAAAGCTGACACTCAAGTACCAGCAGAGGAGAGTGACTTATTGTCAATTAGACCGCTAGGTGCAGGACAAGAAGTCGGGAGATCATGTATTATGTTGGAATTTAAAGGGAAAAAGATTATGTTAGATTGTGGTATTCATCCTGGATTGTCTGGGATGGATGCATTACCATTTGTAGATTTAGTAGAGGCAGATGAAattgatttattattaatttctcaTTTCCATTTGGACCACTGTGGAGCTTTGCCATGGTTCTTACAAAAGACGAGTTTTAAAGGACGATGCTTTATGACACATGCCACCAAGGCTATTTATCGTTGGTTGTTATCTGATTATATTAAAGTTAGCAACATTGCTACAGAACAAATGTTGTATACAGAATCAGATCTAGAAACTAGTATGGATAAaatagaaacaattaatttccaTGAAGAAAAGGATGTGTTCGGAATCAAATTTTGGGCATACAATGCTGGACATGTACTAGGTGCTGCTATGTTTATGATAGAAATAGCAGGAGTTAAAATTTTGTATACTGGAGATTTTAGTCGGCAAGAAGATAGACATTTAATGGCTGCTGAAATTCCTAATATTCATCCTGATGTCTTAATTACTGAATCTACTTACGGCACACATATACATGAGAAAAGGGAAGACCGTGAAGGAAGATTTACAAATTTAGTTCATGAGATTGTTAATAGAGGAGGAAGATGTTTAATACCTGTATTTGCATTGGGCAGAGCACAAGAATTATTGCTTATATTGGACGAATATTGGAGTCAACATCCTGAACTCCATGAAATTCCCATATATTATGCCTCATCTTTAGCAAAGAAATGCATGGCAGTCTACCAAACTTATGTAAATGCAATGAATGACAAAATTAGAAGACAAATAGCTATCAATAATCCTTTTGTATTTAAACATATTTCTAATTTGAAAGGTATTGATCATTTTGAAGATATTGGGCCATGTGTAGTAATGGCGTCTCCTGGTATGATGCAAAGTGGTTTATcaagagaattattcgaatcttgGTGTACTGATGCCAAAAATGGAGTTATAATAGCTGGTTATTGTGTAGAAGGAACATTAGCTAAGACTATTTTATCAGAACCAGAAGAAATAACAACCATGTCTGGACAGAAGTTACCACTGAAAATGTCTGTTGATTATATATCATTTTCCGCACATACAGACTACCAACAAACTTCAGAATTTATACGCATATTAAAGCCACCACATGTTGTGCTGGTACATGGAGAACAAAATGAAATGGGAAGATTAAAAGCTGCTTTACAAAGAGAATACGAAGATGATCCTAATACAACAATGGAGATACATAATCCTAGAAATACTGTAGCTGTGGAATTATATTTCAGAGGAGAAAAAACAGCTAAAGTAATGGGTACATTGGCAATGGAAACGCCAAAAACGGGACAGACATTGTCTGGGGTTTTAGTGAAAAGAAACTTTAATTACCATATGTTAGCACCCTGTGATTTATCAAAATATACAGATATGAGTATGAGTCAAGTTATTCAACGACAAAGTGTATATTTCTCAGCATCATTACCAGTACTGAAACATCTTCTAATACAAATAGCTGGAAACTTAGAAGTGGTGGATGATAAAAAATTACGAGTCTTTAAAAATATTGATGTTACTATAGATGGAAAAATTGTTACCATGGAGTGGATTGCAACACCAGTAAATGATATGTATGCAGATTCTGTTTTGACTGCAATACTTCAAGCTGAAATGATGGAACAGCCACCAAAAGTACTACCAGCACCTACAAAAATGGATCGAATGCATTTTAAAGAATGTTTAATAGAGATGTTACAAGAAATGTTTGGTGAAGATTCTGTTCCTAAAATTTTCAAAGGAGAGAAACTCTATGTGACAGTTGATGGGAAAAAAGCACACATAGATTTATTAAATTTAGAAGTAACTAGTAAGGAAGATGAAATTTTTCAACAAATAGTACAAACAGCAGTATCAAAATTACATCAATCATTGGCCCCACCTTGTGATACAATCTAA